In Arthrobacter alpinus, a single window of DNA contains:
- a CDS encoding ABC transporter substrate-binding protein: MMSHLKKHSLAKAVVAVATAGLLALSGCSSETGGANGSGNPGESAITVFNGATGAISENWNPFSPTMLQPTQGVIYEPLYYYNLAAESKPEPILATAFSWNEDGTELTITNREGVKWNDGQAMTSKDVAFTFNMIHDNPALNTSGLNATATATDEKTTILKFETSSFMQEPQILGNQAIVPEHIWSKIADPTTTINENPVGTGAYKVKSFNAQSYVLEKNPTYWEAGKPEIDSVQYISLATADAASAALVAGKVDWMSSFLPNLKEMIGSQKSLSYVNTPVMTTSLFTCSNAALGCKGPQTDVAVRQAIFAAMDRTQLNKLAGGDFAAPASPTLLLPERDKKWIADADDVEVPQTADIAKAAGILETAGYGKGSDGIYAKDGQRVSLTVQVVAGWSDYISAVQVMTSQLKEAGIELKSVQLSYNEWSGNQTKGTFELTLDSIGLGASDNPYYTYQPRFNSSTSAKVGEDASTGGNYSRYQNKTVDAELVKAAATSDESAQKAAYAAIQKEIVRDLPYIPIYVNSTLSEFNTDRATGWPTNENKYAFPASWKSWDNGIVLKSLTPAGK; encoded by the coding sequence ATGATGTCTCATCTCAAGAAGCACAGCCTTGCCAAGGCTGTCGTGGCAGTTGCCACGGCAGGGCTCTTGGCATTGTCCGGTTGCAGCAGTGAAACTGGCGGCGCAAACGGTTCGGGCAACCCAGGGGAATCTGCCATCACCGTTTTCAACGGGGCCACCGGCGCCATCTCGGAAAACTGGAATCCGTTCTCCCCGACCATGTTGCAGCCCACCCAGGGTGTCATTTACGAACCGCTTTACTATTACAACCTGGCGGCAGAATCGAAGCCCGAGCCCATCCTTGCCACGGCGTTCAGCTGGAATGAAGACGGCACCGAGCTGACCATCACCAATCGTGAAGGCGTCAAGTGGAACGATGGCCAAGCAATGACGTCCAAGGACGTGGCCTTCACCTTCAACATGATTCATGACAACCCTGCGTTGAACACGAGCGGCCTGAACGCCACCGCAACCGCCACGGATGAGAAGACCACGATCCTGAAGTTTGAGACCAGCTCCTTCATGCAGGAACCACAGATTCTAGGCAACCAGGCGATCGTCCCGGAACACATTTGGTCCAAGATTGCCGATCCCACCACCACCATCAACGAGAACCCCGTAGGCACCGGCGCCTACAAGGTGAAGTCCTTCAACGCCCAGTCCTACGTGCTGGAGAAGAACCCCACCTATTGGGAAGCCGGAAAGCCCGAAATTGACAGCGTTCAGTACATTTCACTCGCTACAGCAGATGCTGCCAGCGCGGCCCTGGTTGCGGGCAAGGTTGACTGGATGAGCTCCTTCCTGCCCAACCTGAAGGAGATGATTGGCAGCCAAAAGAGCCTCAGCTACGTCAACACGCCCGTCATGACAACCTCCCTGTTCACCTGCTCCAACGCGGCCCTCGGCTGCAAGGGGCCACAGACCGATGTTGCTGTCCGCCAGGCCATCTTCGCCGCCATGGACCGCACTCAGCTGAACAAGCTGGCCGGTGGCGACTTTGCCGCCCCCGCCTCCCCAACGTTGCTACTGCCGGAGCGGGACAAGAAGTGGATTGCCGACGCCGACGACGTTGAGGTTCCGCAGACGGCCGACATAGCCAAGGCCGCCGGCATCCTCGAGACCGCAGGCTACGGGAAGGGAAGCGACGGCATCTACGCCAAGGACGGCCAGCGTGTCAGCCTCACGGTTCAGGTGGTGGCCGGTTGGAGCGATTACATCTCGGCTGTCCAGGTCATGACCAGCCAGCTGAAGGAGGCCGGCATTGAGCTGAAGTCCGTGCAGCTCTCGTACAACGAATGGAGCGGCAACCAGACCAAGGGCACCTTCGAGCTGACACTGGACTCGATCGGGCTCGGGGCTTCGGATAACCCGTATTACACCTACCAGCCACGCTTCAACAGTTCAACATCTGCCAAGGTTGGCGAGGATGCCTCCACCGGCGGCAACTACTCCCGGTACCAAAACAAGACGGTCGACGCCGAACTGGTCAAGGCTGCAGCCACATCGGATGAATCGGCTCAGAAGGCTGCCTATGCGGCCATTCAAAAAGAGATCGTCCGCGATCTGCCGTACATCCCCATCTACGTCAACTCAACGCTGTCCGAGTTCAACACCGATCGGGCCACCGGTTGGCCCACGAACGAGAACAAGTACGCCTTCCCGGCCTCTTGGAAGTCCTGGGACAACGGCATTGTCCTGAAGTCACTGACCCCGGCCGGCAAGTAG